Proteins encoded by one window of Paenibacillus urinalis:
- a CDS encoding aldo/keto reductase, with the protein MEYTYLGRSGLQVSRLCLGTMTYGAWDMDESSSLSIIDKVLGSGINFIDTADTYGKGTTEEIIGKALHGRRDQFIVATKFKVRTAEGVNGEGASRYRIMRQVEASLKRLNTDYIDLYQIHRPDPYTPLDETLRAMDDLVTQGKVRYIGCSNFEAWRIVESLWVSEKMNLERFVTNQPSYNMFNRYIEQEILPVSERHGLSTLAYSPLDGGWLSGKYRSGQPLPSNSRGERMDTEAPVNRDKLAKVDKLAEIAEAKGITLGQFALAWLLHRPSVIPVIGVRNEQQLHSNLKALDIKLTEEEIRRVEEISPSPYIDFSQDGSFWFDEPRAYRFK; encoded by the coding sequence ATGGAATACACTTATCTCGGAAGAAGTGGTTTGCAAGTATCCAGACTCTGTCTCGGTACAATGACATATGGTGCCTGGGATATGGATGAGAGCAGCTCTCTGTCTATCATTGACAAGGTGCTGGGTTCGGGGATTAATTTCATTGATACGGCAGATACATATGGTAAAGGAACGACAGAGGAGATTATTGGCAAGGCGCTTCATGGAAGACGGGATCAATTCATCGTTGCGACCAAGTTTAAAGTACGGACCGCCGAAGGCGTCAATGGTGAAGGAGCCAGTCGATATCGCATTATGCGGCAGGTAGAGGCAAGCTTGAAGCGACTGAATACGGATTACATCGATTTGTATCAGATCCACCGCCCGGATCCATACACTCCGCTTGACGAAACTCTTCGTGCGATGGATGATCTCGTTACTCAAGGCAAAGTACGATACATTGGATGTTCGAATTTTGAAGCTTGGCGTATTGTTGAATCCCTGTGGGTCAGTGAGAAGATGAATTTGGAGCGCTTTGTCACCAATCAGCCATCCTACAACATGTTCAATCGTTATATTGAACAGGAGATCTTACCTGTCTCCGAGCGGCATGGATTGTCAACATTAGCTTACTCTCCATTAGATGGGGGCTGGTTATCCGGCAAATATCGCAGCGGACAACCCCTTCCATCAAATTCTCGCGGTGAACGGATGGATACAGAAGCTCCAGTGAATCGTGATAAGCTGGCTAAAGTGGACAAACTCGCTGAAATAGCTGAGGCCAAAGGAATTACACTCGGTCAATTTGCTCTTGCCTGGCTGCTTCATCGGCCAAGTGTGATTCCCGTAATTGGAGTTAGAAATGAACAACAGCTACATAGCAATCTTAAGGCACTCGATATCAAACTTACGGAAGAGGAAATAAGACGAGTTGAGGAGATATCCCCTAGTCCTTATATCGACTTTTCTCAAGACGGCAGCTTCTGGTTTGACGAGCCCAGGGCTTATCGATTCAAGTAA
- a CDS encoding GNAT family N-acetyltransferase — protein sequence MMEQRTTDRLVLRSLDRQDAAAMEALLTEKDIASTTLNIPYPYPAGTAEAFIVRRQAIQSKGDGYSFAVLDALTTEFMGVVGLQVNRNHNHAELAYWIGKPFWGQGYGTEAAQCVLQFAFYDLQLNRVWAAALVRNPASSTVMRKIGMKLEGTFPQHVMKWGQYEDLEYYGILASEYKE from the coding sequence ATGATGGAACAAAGAACGACGGACAGGCTGGTATTACGGTCCTTGGACCGACAGGACGCTGCTGCAATGGAAGCCTTGCTGACTGAAAAGGATATTGCAAGTACGACATTAAACATTCCTTATCCCTATCCTGCAGGAACTGCCGAAGCTTTTATAGTACGGAGGCAAGCCATTCAGTCTAAGGGAGATGGGTATTCCTTTGCCGTTCTTGATGCACTGACAACCGAGTTCATGGGCGTCGTGGGGTTGCAGGTTAACCGTAATCACAATCATGCTGAGCTTGCTTATTGGATTGGCAAACCGTTTTGGGGACAGGGATATGGTACGGAAGCGGCTCAATGTGTACTCCAATTTGCTTTTTACGATCTGCAATTAAATCGGGTTTGGGCAGCAGCGTTAGTTCGTAATCCTGCTTCTTCCACAGTCATGAGAAAGATTGGCATGAAGCTAGAGGGGACATTCCCGCAGCATGTGATGAAGTGGGGACAATATGAGGACTTGGAGTATTACGGCATATTGGCTTCTGAGTACAAGGAATGA
- a CDS encoding DUF2512 family protein encodes MQFADNITSRIYFISEGAIHIKKEMTKFLAYSVLVTGLLMWLSDASFITSWFAALLIASIGFLFGDIVVFRKTNNIIATVADFVFVFAVLWIFKELMFWNTTLTDILIISLVMAAFEYVFHIWVDHDNRELRKKQTYGTKES; translated from the coding sequence TTGCAATTTGCGGATAATATAACATCTAGAATCTATTTCATTTCAGAAGGAGCGATTCATATCAAAAAAGAAATGACAAAATTTCTAGCATACAGTGTGCTGGTGACAGGACTGCTGATGTGGCTCTCCGATGCTTCCTTCATCACTTCATGGTTTGCTGCTCTGCTGATTGCTTCTATCGGTTTTTTATTCGGAGATATTGTAGTATTTCGAAAAACGAACAACATCATAGCAACGGTAGCAGATTTTGTTTTTGTATTTGCCGTTCTATGGATATTTAAGGAGCTTATGTTCTGGAACACCACACTCACAGACATTCTGATTATCTCTCTGGTTATGGCTGCGTTCGAATATGTCTTCCACATATGGGTAGATCATGATAATCGTGAACTGAGGAAGAAGCAGACTTACGGAACCAAAGAGTCCTAA
- a CDS encoding restriction endonuclease has product MLAVIYAIVAAIMIVIAARIIIRISRRRRRRELNPYKITIKDIDRMEDGKDFEEYLFRLFLALGYEDAYKTVSSRDFGADLVFTDRNGNRAIIQAKRYAVSNPVGLSAVQEIYSAMPFYRAQKSIVITSGIYTDACLKLAGYNGVRLLDREDLIDIMNDLRSRHEDAAMDLIEAEPERLLDSWDDYLRDKQYKKERLLRG; this is encoded by the coding sequence ATGTTGGCCGTAATTTATGCCATAGTGGCAGCCATCATGATTGTCATCGCCGCTAGAATTATTATCCGTATATCGAGAAGGCGCAGGCGAAGGGAGCTTAATCCTTACAAGATCACTATTAAAGACATCGATCGTATGGAAGATGGCAAGGATTTCGAAGAATATTTGTTTCGCTTATTTCTCGCCTTGGGATACGAAGATGCTTACAAGACCGTGAGCAGCCGGGATTTTGGAGCGGATCTGGTGTTTACCGATCGGAATGGGAATCGGGCAATTATTCAGGCCAAGCGATATGCAGTTAGTAATCCGGTAGGGCTGTCTGCTGTACAGGAGATATATAGTGCGATGCCATTTTACAGGGCCCAGAAGTCTATCGTTATTACATCTGGCATTTATACGGATGCTTGCTTGAAGCTGGCAGGATATAATGGTGTAAGGCTGCTGGACCGCGAGGATTTAATTGACATTATGAATGATCTTCGCAGCCGGCATGAGGATGCAGCAATGGATTTAATAGAAGCAGAGCCGGAACGACTGCTCGATTCATGGGATGATTACTTGAGAGACAAGCAGTATAAAAAAGAGCGTTTGCTGAGAGGGTGA
- a CDS encoding DUF554 domain-containing protein, with translation MIGTIVNVATILVGSALGSIFKKGVGERYQDILMQAMGLAVTALGISSIVKYLPDSHYPVLFIVSLAVGGLIGERLNLESSFKSAVSRISKGNLAEGLTTAIMLFCIGTLSIVGPIESALNGNHTYLLSNAMLDGITSMVLASTFGFGIAWSAAVLFCWQGLIYVLAGAVAGYITPELLTEISIVGGVLILSSGLSILGIKHFKTMNMIPALFIPVIFIVIKNMLGL, from the coding sequence GTGATAGGAACGATTGTAAATGTAGCAACGATCCTGGTGGGAAGTGCACTGGGAAGTATATTTAAGAAGGGAGTCGGGGAGCGCTACCAGGACATTTTGATGCAGGCGATGGGGCTGGCTGTTACCGCACTTGGCATTAGCTCCATCGTTAAATATTTGCCTGACAGTCATTATCCTGTACTGTTCATCGTCAGTCTAGCGGTAGGTGGTCTGATTGGAGAGAGGCTGAATCTTGAGAGCAGCTTCAAAAGCGCAGTATCCCGCATCTCGAAAGGGAATCTGGCAGAAGGTTTAACGACAGCGATCATGCTGTTCTGTATCGGTACATTATCCATTGTGGGACCTATTGAAAGTGCACTGAACGGTAATCATACTTACCTGCTGTCCAATGCAATGTTAGATGGGATCACGTCCATGGTGCTGGCATCCACCTTTGGCTTTGGAATTGCCTGGTCAGCTGCTGTGCTGTTCTGCTGGCAGGGATTAATTTATGTGCTCGCAGGTGCGGTAGCTGGTTATATTACGCCCGAGCTGCTCACCGAAATTTCGATCGTAGGCGGCGTGCTTATTCTTAGTTCCGGGCTCAGCATTCTGGGTATCAAGCATTTCAAAACGATGAATATGATCCCAGCGTTGTTCATCCCCGTCATTTTTATCGTCATTAAGAATATGCTCGGGCTGTAA
- a CDS encoding ribonuclease J, whose product MKGRYFVLRTEASRLLIAALGGVNEIGKNMYFIQYDRDLVLIDCGSKFPDESLPGIDLIVPDFSYLLDHQEDIKALVVTHGHEDHIGGIPYLLKQLNIPVYGTALTIGLIKIKLKEHGLLDESQLHVIDENSVVDAGSIRASFFPTIHSIPDCLGIVFDTPEGTVVHTGDFKFDMSPVNGPYPDLHRMAEIGKKGVKVLISESTNAERAGFTPSERIVGSHILDAFSSAKQQVFISTFASNVNRVQQIIDAAIETNRKLALLGRSMVNVVEVANDLGYLRIPEGLLIDARDSEKYPPEQIAVLCTGSQGEPMAALSRLASSQHPHIEILPGDTVIIAAGAIPGNERNLSNVVDNLYGIGAKVIYGSGSASGMHVSGHGSQEELKLMLTLMKPEYLFPVHGEFRMLYKHRLLAESVGVPSENVFIVRNGETIQIKNGSASMGPKVHAGNNLVDGLGVGDVGNIVLRDRRHLASDGMLIIVTTLSKTERKMMASPEVISRGFVFVKENEALMEQIHQVILDSMDSLSESEASQWNLIKQILKDDVGRFIYSETKRRPMILPIIIEV is encoded by the coding sequence ATGAAAGGGAGGTATTTCGTATTGAGGACGGAAGCTAGTCGGTTGTTAATCGCAGCTCTAGGCGGTGTCAACGAAATCGGTAAAAATATGTACTTTATTCAGTATGACCGTGATCTTGTACTTATTGATTGCGGATCGAAATTCCCAGATGAAAGCCTGCCGGGAATTGATCTAATTGTGCCTGACTTCTCCTACCTGTTAGATCATCAAGAGGATATCAAGGCACTTGTGGTCACCCACGGGCATGAGGATCACATTGGCGGCATCCCCTATTTGCTCAAGCAGCTCAATATACCGGTGTATGGAACCGCATTAACCATTGGTTTAATCAAAATAAAGCTGAAGGAACACGGATTGTTAGACGAATCCCAGCTGCATGTCATCGATGAGAATTCGGTCGTTGACGCAGGCTCCATTCGAGCTTCCTTTTTTCCGACGATCCACAGTATTCCGGATTGTCTCGGCATAGTATTCGACACGCCTGAGGGCACGGTAGTCCATACAGGTGATTTTAAATTTGACATGTCGCCTGTAAATGGACCGTATCCGGACCTTCATCGGATGGCAGAGATCGGGAAGAAGGGCGTTAAGGTATTGATATCAGAGAGTACCAATGCTGAGCGTGCCGGCTTTACTCCCTCTGAACGAATTGTCGGCAGCCATATCCTTGATGCCTTCTCCAGTGCCAAACAGCAGGTGTTCATCTCCACCTTCGCTTCGAATGTGAATCGAGTCCAGCAGATTATTGATGCGGCCATTGAAACGAATCGTAAGCTGGCATTGCTTGGACGCAGCATGGTGAATGTGGTCGAAGTAGCCAATGATCTAGGTTATCTGCGAATTCCTGAAGGTCTGCTGATTGATGCAAGAGATTCCGAGAAATATCCTCCAGAGCAGATCGCCGTTCTATGTACGGGGAGTCAAGGAGAGCCTATGGCTGCATTGTCCCGGCTCGCAAGCTCACAGCATCCGCACATTGAAATATTGCCCGGAGATACGGTAATTATTGCTGCCGGAGCGATTCCTGGCAACGAACGTAATCTATCCAACGTCGTTGACAATCTGTATGGCATCGGCGCTAAAGTTATTTACGGCTCAGGCAGTGCTTCGGGTATGCACGTCTCTGGTCATGGTAGTCAGGAGGAGTTAAAGCTGATGCTGACGCTGATGAAGCCGGAATATTTATTTCCCGTCCACGGTGAATTTCGAATGCTGTACAAGCATCGCCTGCTTGCTGAATCGGTAGGTGTACCCAGCGAGAATGTATTTATCGTCAGGAACGGCGAAACCATCCAAATCAAAAATGGATCAGCTTCAATGGGACCTAAGGTACATGCAGGGAACAATCTCGTCGATGGTTTAGGCGTCGGTGATGTCGGGAACATTGTACTCAGAGATCGGAGACATCTGGCCTCTGATGGTATGCTGATCATTGTTACCACGCTAAGCAAAACAGAGCGAAAAATGATGGCTTCTCCAGAAGTTATCTCACGCGGATTCGTATTCGTCAAAGAGAACGAAGCGCTGATGGAGCAAATTCATCAAGTGATCTTGGACTCGATGGACAGTCTGTCCGAATCAGAAGCGAGTCAATGGAACCTGATCAAGCAAATCTTGAAGGATGACGTAGGACGATTTATATATAGCGAAACCAAAAGAAGACCGATGATACTACCCATCATTATCGAAGTGTAG
- a CDS encoding MerR family transcriptional regulator encodes MDNLFLIGEISKLFQIDIRTLRYYDEIDLFRPASVDTTTGYRYYSIDQFEQLNTILYLKALGVPLKQIKQFLDHRDIDHILQLLQEQHQRTVDKINEFTQIKQKIESRIHQIQDAANVNELYKIREIELPERAIVVLKHKIHKSDNLELPIRMLENQTKMKSTIFLGKVGLSIALESLIARRFEEYDSIFVVVEEEGKPFHIEQKLLPQSMNITIRFAGTHEDAAPYYEQLMDYIADNGYRIMDDGLEITYIDYGLTQDTSKFVTEIQIPVK; translated from the coding sequence ATGGACAACCTGTTCCTGATCGGGGAGATTTCAAAGCTCTTTCAGATCGACATTCGTACACTTCGGTACTATGACGAAATAGATTTATTTAGACCGGCGTCCGTGGACACCACTACGGGATATCGCTATTACTCAATAGATCAATTTGAACAGCTGAATACCATCCTCTATCTGAAGGCACTCGGCGTTCCGCTCAAACAAATCAAGCAGTTTCTCGATCATCGCGATATTGATCATATCCTGCAGCTCCTTCAGGAACAGCATCAAAGAACGGTAGATAAAATCAATGAGTTCACACAAATTAAGCAAAAGATAGAAAGTCGAATTCATCAAATCCAGGATGCAGCCAATGTGAATGAGCTGTATAAAATTCGTGAGATAGAGCTGCCCGAAAGAGCGATTGTAGTCCTGAAGCATAAGATACATAAGAGTGATAATTTAGAATTGCCGATTCGTATGCTGGAGAATCAAACCAAGATGAAATCAACGATTTTTCTGGGAAAAGTAGGACTATCCATTGCATTGGAGAGCCTTATTGCAAGACGCTTTGAGGAGTATGATTCGATCTTTGTCGTTGTTGAGGAAGAGGGTAAGCCATTTCATATAGAACAGAAGCTTCTTCCTCAAAGTATGAATATTACGATTCGGTTTGCAGGTACACATGAGGATGCAGCCCCATATTATGAACAGCTGATGGATTACATTGCAGACAATGGCTATCGTATCATGGATGATGGGCTAGAGATTACGTATATCGATTATGGTCTTACGCAGGATACGTCCAAGTTTGTAACCGAAATACAGATCCCTGTAAAATAA
- a CDS encoding ABC transporter ATP-binding protein: MTRTVPGIDHFYKKSQGTLQEDKYAYGRRARVHLSLLWCFLGFFYISLMEVRRVLLKSCVKHFRWMIVIYILIGFAIQYLEALGIQMFQQLLDTIITVEHIEEMIWFIILYGAVLIGLTILNYVDEYPNTYLSNSIVEKLKIFALTKVSKIDYASYQSIGTGEMIKVIENGAQAGGKMLHSFYLTIFHELLPKIAFSLLFIGLYNIHIMFIILAGYVLVFVMTHLLLKTLYRVKASLIADQEQMSRYTVRGFMELVVFRLNRRYQREIDRMTRTSGQIIKRSTQIRLVHEAFFAIFALFVNVIKIGVIFYGANQIIAGDLSIGVIVAMIMFIDQVYMPIAIFNVLYVDYKLDRVTYSRFEAFLNKPEDQNLDIGISISALRGRIEFDKVTYDYENHRILNEVSFTIEQGSSVAIAGMSGSGKSTIVKLMTGLLKKKSGRILIDGINIDELHLHHLYDQLSYISQEPPIFDTTIRHNLLLPNHCDEDLYELLDKVGLKNKVRGLPQQLDTWVRERGTKLSGGEKQRLAFARIMGQQRPLVILDEPVSALDNILEKQIMREMLHMFKEKTMLVVAHRLSFIKDVDKILLVKDGAIEDAGSFEELMCRSNYFQELWNKEHQNTFQKVQ; encoded by the coding sequence ATGACTAGAACGGTGCCCGGAATTGACCATTTTTATAAAAAGAGTCAAGGGACACTGCAAGAGGACAAATACGCCTATGGCCGGAGAGCCAGGGTTCATTTGTCACTGCTATGGTGCTTCCTTGGCTTTTTTTACATTTCACTGATGGAGGTTAGACGTGTCTTGTTGAAGAGCTGTGTAAAGCATTTTAGATGGATGATTGTCATATATATTCTGATTGGATTTGCCATTCAATACTTAGAAGCACTGGGGATCCAAATGTTCCAGCAATTACTGGATACCATTATTACTGTGGAGCATATCGAAGAAATGATATGGTTCATCATCCTCTATGGTGCGGTGCTCATCGGATTGACTATTCTGAATTATGTCGATGAATATCCAAATACCTATTTATCAAACAGCATTGTTGAGAAACTAAAGATCTTCGCATTAACCAAAGTGTCCAAAATTGATTATGCATCGTATCAAAGTATTGGAACCGGCGAGATGATCAAGGTGATTGAGAACGGAGCTCAGGCAGGAGGCAAAATGCTGCATTCGTTCTACCTCACCATATTTCATGAGTTGCTTCCAAAGATTGCGTTCAGCCTGTTATTTATCGGATTATATAATATCCATATTATGTTCATTATTTTAGCCGGCTACGTGCTTGTATTCGTAATGACGCACTTGCTGCTTAAGACCCTCTATCGTGTGAAAGCATCGCTGATCGCAGATCAGGAGCAAATGTCGAGATACACCGTTCGCGGATTTATGGAGCTGGTTGTGTTTCGCTTGAATAGGCGTTATCAGAGAGAAATCGATCGAATGACTCGTACATCGGGTCAAATCATCAAGAGAAGTACTCAGATTAGACTTGTGCATGAAGCATTTTTTGCGATTTTTGCTCTGTTTGTTAATGTGATCAAGATCGGAGTTATCTTCTACGGTGCGAACCAAATCATTGCAGGTGACTTGTCTATTGGTGTCATTGTTGCGATGATCATGTTCATTGATCAAGTATATATGCCAATTGCAATCTTCAATGTGCTGTATGTGGATTACAAGCTGGACCGGGTTACTTATTCGCGGTTTGAAGCTTTCCTGAACAAACCAGAGGATCAGAATCTAGATATCGGCATTTCAATTAGTGCCCTGAGAGGAAGAATTGAGTTTGATAAGGTCACTTACGATTATGAGAATCATCGAATCTTAAACGAGGTTAGCTTTACAATTGAGCAGGGCAGCTCGGTTGCCATTGCCGGCATGAGTGGGAGTGGTAAATCAACCATCGTCAAGCTGATGACGGGCCTGCTCAAGAAAAAATCCGGCAGAATATTAATCGATGGGATTAATATTGACGAGCTTCATCTTCATCATCTGTATGATCAGTTGTCCTACATTTCGCAGGAGCCCCCGATTTTTGATACGACGATTCGTCATAATCTGCTGCTGCCGAATCACTGCGATGAAGACTTATATGAATTGCTGGATAAGGTTGGCTTGAAAAATAAAGTGAGAGGACTTCCTCAGCAGCTGGACACTTGGGTGAGGGAAAGAGGGACCAAATTGTCTGGCGGGGAGAAGCAAAGGCTTGCTTTTGCCCGGATTATGGGTCAGCAGCGTCCGCTTGTAATTCTGGACGAACCAGTGTCTGCGCTGGACAATATTCTAGAGAAGCAGATTATGCGTGAGATGCTGCATATGTTCAAGGAGAAGACGATGCTTGTGGTTGCACATCGGCTTAGCTTCATCAAGGATGTTGATAAAATACTATTAGTGAAAGACGGAGCGATTGAAGATGCAGGGAGTTTCGAGGAGCTCATGTGTCGCAGCAACTATTTTCAGGAATTATGGAACAAGGAGCATCAAAACACCTTTCAAAAAGTTCAATAA
- a CDS encoding MFS transporter: protein MVSNNGVANAWKKNTALFLTSQTISLFGSSLVQYAIMWYITLETQSGIMMTISIICGFVPAFFLSPFAGVWADRYNRKLLIMLADSMIALSTLVLAVLFLLGYEAIWLLFVMSAIRAVGTGIQTPAVGAILPQFVPEDQLTRVNGINGSIQAFIMIISPMASAALLTKASIEVIFFIDVVTALIAILTLLFFLRVSAHTKAMQDQTTSYLEDLKKGIKYIGDHTFLKKFFVYVALFNVLAAPAAFLTPLQVTRTFGSDVWRLTAIEITFAIGMMIGGILLATWGGFKNKIHTMATIALGVVPIFAIYLTFMSLFGLAMPFFNTPFTVLLQEKVEPDYLGRVFGVLTMISTSMMPLGMLVFGPVADVVAIEWLLMGTGILLLVLVFTLIGNKVLVEVGKPAVNEDTH from the coding sequence ATGGTAAGTAACAATGGAGTTGCTAACGCCTGGAAAAAGAACACCGCCCTATTCTTAACCAGCCAGACCATTTCGCTATTCGGCTCCTCGCTGGTTCAGTATGCCATCATGTGGTATATCACTTTGGAGACCCAATCCGGCATTATGATGACCATCTCCATTATTTGCGGATTTGTTCCTGCCTTCTTCCTATCCCCCTTTGCAGGAGTATGGGCAGACCGGTATAACCGGAAGCTCTTGATTATGCTCGCAGACTCCATGATTGCCCTATCGACACTGGTACTTGCTGTGTTGTTCCTGCTTGGTTACGAGGCCATTTGGCTGCTCTTCGTGATGTCTGCAATTCGGGCGGTCGGCACAGGGATACAGACTCCGGCAGTAGGGGCCATTCTTCCACAGTTTGTACCAGAGGATCAATTAACCAGAGTTAACGGAATTAACGGAAGTATCCAAGCCTTCATCATGATCATATCTCCTATGGCAAGCGCAGCATTGCTTACGAAGGCCAGCATTGAAGTCATTTTCTTTATCGACGTCGTTACGGCACTAATTGCGATTCTTACTCTCTTGTTCTTCCTTCGTGTTTCTGCGCATACCAAGGCGATGCAGGATCAAACTACCAGCTATTTGGAAGATTTGAAAAAAGGTATTAAATATATTGGCGATCACACCTTCCTGAAGAAATTTTTCGTTTATGTCGCATTATTTAACGTTCTTGCTGCACCTGCTGCTTTTCTCACACCTTTGCAGGTTACAAGAACCTTTGGAAGTGATGTATGGAGATTAACCGCTATTGAAATTACATTTGCGATTGGCATGATGATCGGAGGAATATTGCTCGCAACCTGGGGCGGGTTCAAAAACAAAATCCATACCATGGCTACGATCGCACTTGGCGTAGTCCCGATCTTCGCCATTTACTTAACCTTTATGAGCTTGTTTGGACTCGCAATGCCTTTCTTTAATACGCCATTCACTGTCCTCCTGCAAGAAAAAGTAGAGCCCGACTATCTGGGAAGAGTGTTTGGTGTCCTCACGATGATATCCACTTCGATGATGCCGCTTGGCATGCTTGTATTTGGCCCCGTTGCGGATGTCGTCGCTATAGAATGGCTGCTGATGGGAACCGGCATATTGCTGCTGGTATTGGTATTCACTCTTATTGGAAACAAAGTGCTGGTTGAAGTCGGTAAACCTGCTGTTAATGAAGATACGCATTAA
- a CDS encoding Gfo/Idh/MocA family protein: protein MSKTIKWGILGTGWIASQFTKDLAYASNGEAYAVGSRTAESAEKFAAEYGIKKAHASYEDLVNDPEVDAIYVATPHPFHKENVLLCLRAGKAVLCEKPFTVNAGEVEELVSFARENKVFLMEGMWTRFLPAICKVREWLNEGKIGEIKLVKADFGFRANYDPEGRLLNPKLGGGALLDAGIYPVSFASMIFGAEPEQVWSTAHIGETGVDEEFSLLFSYGSGKTAQLNGAVRLGLTNEAFIYGTDGHIRIPSFLNAYTAELHVNGNVTTFEDDRESIGYAFEAEELGRCLIEGRTESSVIPLDESVSIMKLLDQIRGQWGLRYPFE, encoded by the coding sequence ATGTCGAAAACGATTAAGTGGGGAATATTAGGAACAGGATGGATCGCATCTCAGTTCACGAAGGACCTTGCCTATGCAAGCAATGGAGAGGCCTATGCCGTCGGTTCAAGAACTGCGGAGAGTGCGGAGAAATTTGCCGCCGAGTATGGAATTAAGAAAGCACATGCCAGTTACGAAGACTTGGTGAATGATCCTGAGGTGGATGCGATCTATGTAGCTACACCGCATCCTTTTCATAAGGAAAATGTTCTCCTGTGTCTAAGAGCAGGAAAAGCGGTATTATGCGAAAAGCCTTTTACAGTGAATGCCGGTGAAGTAGAAGAGCTCGTATCCTTCGCAAGAGAGAATAAGGTCTTCCTTATGGAAGGAATGTGGACGAGATTTCTCCCGGCTATATGTAAGGTAAGAGAGTGGCTGAATGAAGGGAAGATTGGAGAAATTAAGCTGGTTAAGGCGGATTTCGGCTTCCGTGCAAATTACGATCCAGAAGGCAGGCTCTTAAATCCTAAGCTTGGAGGCGGCGCATTATTAGATGCGGGGATCTATCCGGTATCCTTTGCATCCATGATCTTCGGTGCTGAACCCGAGCAGGTGTGGAGTACAGCACATATTGGGGAGACGGGTGTAGATGAAGAGTTCTCACTACTATTCTCCTACGGCAGCGGTAAAACTGCTCAGCTGAACGGAGCCGTGCGTCTCGGCCTCACCAATGAAGCTTTTATTTACGGCACTGATGGACATATCCGCATTCCGTCTTTCCTCAATGCATATACAGCAGAACTCCATGTTAACGGCAATGTAACAACGTTTGAGGATGATCGCGAAAGCATTGGTTACGCATTTGAAGCCGAAGAGCTTGGCAGATGCTTGATTGAAGGACGCACAGAGAGCTCTGTGATTCCGCTGGACGAGTCTGTATCCATTATGAAGCTGCTTGATCAAATTCGTGGCCAGTGGGGACTACGATATCCTTTTGAATAA